The window CGGGCTGCTCGCTGACGTCGTGGAGCCGTTCCTGTCGGGTTTCGAACCGTCGTACTATCAGCTCCGGCAGTGTCAGTGCCGTGACGAGCCGGGGACGTACTGTTTCAACGCGGGACTGCCGCCGGAAAACTAGAACCAGATCCGTTCTACTCGACGGTTTTCGCCGTCTCGAAGAACGCCTCGACGTTCTCGACCGGCGTGTTCCGATCGACGCCGTGGCCCAGGTTGAGGATGTGGCCGGCGTCGCCCACCGCGTCGATGACGTCGCGCGTGCGGTCGCGAACCGTTTCGGGATCGCCGTACAGCAGGGCGGGATCGAGGTTGCCCTGGATCGCGACGTCCTCGTCCGCGAGTTGCTCGTGTGCCGACTCGAGGTCGACCGTCCAGTCGAGGCCGACCACGTCGGCCCCGCTGTCGGCCAGCAGGTCGAGGTTGCCGCTCACGTTGCGCGCGAACACGATCGTCGGTACGTCGACGGCCTCGAGGACCTCCCGGTGTAGCGGGAGCAGGAACTCCCGGTAGTCGGCGGGCGAGAGCAACCCGGCGTAGGTGTCGAACAGCTGGACGGCGTCGGCACCCGACTCGACCTGGAACTCGACGTACTCGACCAGCACGTCGGTAAAGGCCTCGAGCAGTCGCTCGAACGCCTCGGGGTGTTCCGCCCGGAGCCGACGGACCGCCATGAACGACCGCGAGGGCGTGCCCTCGCAGACGTAGGCGGCAAGCGTGAACGGACCGCCGGCAAAGCCCAGCGTCGCGGCCTGCTCCCCGAGTTCGTCCGTGAGTCGCTCGAGCAGGTCGCCGACGTACCACAGCTGTTCGCGGACGTCACCGCGTTCGCGGCGTGTGTCTGCAGGCGCTTCGACCGGGTTTTCGACGACCGGGCCGACGCCGGACTCGAGGTGGTAGGAGAACCCCAGGGGCTCGAGAACGGTCAGAATGTCCGAATACATGACGACGGCGTCGGGACGGAACCGCTCCCAGGGCTGGAGCGTGATCTCGGCCGCGACCTCCGGCGTGGAGATGGCCTCGAGGAACGAGTAGTCCTCCCGGAGTTCCCGGTATTCCGGCAGGTACCGCCCGGCCTGGCGCATCATCCACACCGGGGGGCGCTCGGTGGGTTCGCCCCGGGCTGCCTTGCGGAACAGGTCTTTCATGGCCACCCGTAAGCGAGGGGCTGGCCTAATAGTTGTGAAACCCGTCGCAGCGAGGATGGACAACGTGAACTATCCTGTCAGTCGATGACAATGGTGCATAAGTAGCCCCTACTTATTAGTAACTGGTTACGCCGGTACGTCTGTAAAATACAGTCCTCTTATATAGGTTGAACCTGACACGTTCGCCGACGGAGGTCGGCGGTCACCCATCCGACGCCGAGAACTCTCCGAACGGTGGGAACGGGACGGATGTTTTTTGAGAGTGGCAGCGAACCCGGGAGTATGGGCTCGTACGAAAAACGGACGATCGGACTACTACGGCGGATACTCCGTAGTTCCGTGCACGGGTATCTCACGCTACTGTTCGGCCTCGCATCGCTCGGGCTAGTGTTTGGCTATGCGTCGGACTCGATGTACGGCGTCAGCCACGGGGTCAACCTCATTGCGTACTGGCACGTCCCGCTCGCACTGGTCGGTGGTCTGGCGCTGACGGTTACCTTCCTCGGGTGCGTCTGCTATCTCGTCACCGGCACTCGGTTCTGGGAACAACTCGCCCACGGCTCTGCCGAACTGGGGTTCGTATTCGCGACGCTGACGCTGGTCACGGGCAGCGCGTGGGGACGCGTCATCTGGAACACCTGGTGGAACTGGTCCGATATCCGGCTGGTTACCTTCCTGTTCGTCTGGTTCATCTACGCGGGCTATCTGATCATCTACTCGAGTGGCGGCGGAGCGGGCCGAGTCTCCCGTCTCGCCTCCGTCTACGGCGTCATCGGGTTCATTACCGTTCCCATTTCCTACGCGTCGACGCGGCTGTGGACCGCCCGGCTGCACGCGCCGTCGGTCGGCAACCCCGACGCGGAAGCCGCCATTACGGCCTCGGTGCTGTTCGTGTCGCTCGTCGCCGTCCTGTTTCTCTACCTGTCCCTGCTTGCGGCCAGGGTTCGTCTGCACGAACTCACGACCCGTGTCGACTCGCTGAAGAACCGCTCGCGGACGGAAACCTACAAACCGACGGAGGAGTACTGATCAGCCATGGACTACCTGTTGCTGTTCGCCTACGGTGCCGTATTCGGAGCACTCGTCGTTTACGTGTTCTACCTTCGGAATCGACTGTCGGAACTCGAGCAGCGTCTCGAGGACGTAACGGCAGAGCGCGAATCGAGTGGACAGGATTGACGCCGCCGGGACGATCGACCGGCACTGACGTCCGAGGCCTCGAGCGAGGCCGGTGAATTTTTTCGATCTGACGGCTGGAGAGGGGAGTTAGCCCCGACGAACGGACCTGTGGGCCCATCCGGTGGCCCCGTCCGGGAACGGGTCCGATCGGGCTTCCGGCTGGACGGTCCCCTCACCGTCGATCGTTCGCGCGTAGACGTCGTAGCTGTCCGGATCACCCTCGTCAGGATCGATTTCGTACAACCACTGGCGCGTCGTGTCCGAATCCGGAAGCGGATCGCTCAGCGTCGCCGACTCCCAGCTGTCGCCGCCGTCGATCGACACCTCGACCGTCTCGACGTCGCGGGCACCCGCGTAGGCGTGTCCGACCAGCTGAATACCGCCGTCCTCGAGCCGATTGATCCGGTCGACCTTCGTGACCGCGTTGACCGGCCCCATTCCGTGCCAGCCGCGTTCCTCCCAGTAACCGCCTTCCCCGTCGTCGATGATCTCGACATCCGTGAGCCACTTGACGTGGAGTTTCCCCCAGCGGTCGGGAACCAGCAGTCGAACGGGGTAGCCGTGACCGGCGGGAAGCTCCATCCCGTTCATCCCGAACGCGAGCATGGACTCCTCGAGGTCCTCGAGCGGGACCGAGTAGTAGTAATCGTCGGCGCCGGACAGCAACGCGTACTCCCCCTCGTCTTCGATCCCGGCCTCCTCGAGGATGTCTGCCATCCGAACACCGGTCCAGACGGCGGTATCCAGCTGTTCACCGTCGATGTCGTCGCTCAGACAACGGATCGCCTTGTACCGGTTGCGGGTTTCGTACCCACGGACGTCGTCGTAGTCGAGTTCGAGTTCCTCCTCGACGAGCCCCGTTACGGAGAGGCGCCAGCCGTCGGGATCGATCGAGGGTGGACTCGGATTGATATCGACCTTGTAGAATTCGCCGATTTCGGAGATCAACGGCTTGATTCCGTCGGCTTCCAGTCCGGCATCGTCGGCCTCGGAGACCAGGTGTTCGGCCTCGAGTCGCGTCGCGCGTTCCTGCAGTTCGCGTTCGGTTCGCTGGGTCTGGCTCCGGCGAAGGAAGCCGAGTCCGTGAGCGACGACGTTATACCCAGCGACGACTGTGACCGCCTGGACGACCGAACGCCGGTCGGGGCTCACATCGGCACTCGCGTCTCCCGCGGTCGAGAGGTGATCGAATCCCGCGACGACGGCGCCGCCGACGACCGCCGGAAGGATGGCCGCGCGGGCGACGCCGACCACGAGATACGCTGCCAGGAAGACGAACACGACCGAGAGTACGGCCCCGACCAGTTCCCGGGAAGCGGGCAACGCGCTCGCACCCAGCCGGTATCCGGCCAGGGCCAGGGAACCGACGATCACGGACAGCAGGACGCCCGAAAAGAGCAGACTCAACTCGAGTGCGAGATCCCCGAACCGCTGGATGACCGCGGAGACGAACCAGCCCGGGAGTACTTCGAGGACGAGTCGATTGAACGACGAGACGAGGAACCGCTCGGAGGTCGCGTAGATTCCGAACGACGTTGCGACTGCCGAGATACCCGCGGCGAGCAACGTCACGACAGTGACGAGCCGTCGCTCGGTCATCGATGGATCACCCGGTCCGGCCGTCCCGCTCGGGCCACCCGCTCGGGTGGAGCGGTTCCGACGTCGAAGGTGGGTCCCTGATCGATCGACGTTCCGTCGATCCCCTGTATCATGGGGGGTACTCGGGGAGCCGTCTAATTAAAAACCGCCCTCGTTATCCGCATTCAGGAATCGACAGTGAGAAATCGGGAACAAAAAGTACGCTATCGGAAACTTCGATTGTGGATACGAAAACAGCGGTCGGCGTCGAAAGCGGACGACTCGAGCTAGCTATCGGTCCCGTCGTGTTCACCGCCTTCGTCGCTTTCGTTCCCGTCAGTCGTGGCGTGGTCCTCGAGGTGCTCGGACGTTTCGTTCGTCTCGGTTGCGGGGTGATCCTCGGGATGTTCGCCCTCGTGAGCCCTGACCGTCAGGTCGTCGGCTTCGAGTTCCTCGCCGTCGAAGTACCCCTCGGCGACGACGACCCGGCCGTCGGACATGGTCTCGGGCATCTCGCCGTCGTAGGTCACCGGCTTGGTGTAGTTCTCGTCCGCGACTTCGAAGGTGATCGGATCGCCATCGTCGACGTTGACGGCCTGCCCCTCGAGTTTGACGACGGTATCGTCGTGGTCGTCCGTTTCCGCGAGATCGGTCGGGGTGACGAACTGGGCGGCCGATCCCATCGTCGTGGTCGCCAGGATCGCCAGGAGAACGGCGATACCGACGCCACCGACCACTACCTTTACTTTCCGATCCATTACGTCTCCCTTCCGGGCGTCGTCACATCAAACCTTCGCCAGTCGCGACACAGTAGGAATGTCTGTCGTCACGTTCTCCCCGGACCTTCGGACCGACCGATGGGGATAGCACACTCTCGCTCGAGTCGTCGGGACAGTGCCCGCTCGTCCGAACCGGGTGATCTGTGTATGGCGGAACCTCGACGGCGGTTCTGGGCGGCCAGGACGAGGCGGATACTGACGTCGGTCGACTCCAGCACGGTCTCGGCGCGACCAGGGCGGAATTACACCTCCAGACGCCGCATTCCGTTTCGGCGCGATATCAGCTAGCAGTCTCGGTCATCAGTACAGCGCCGAAAGGAAAACCCGGTCGGCCTCGAACAGCAGGGCGACGCCGGTCACGAGCAGGACGACGCCGACCGCCCGCCGAACCACGTCCCGCCGGCCGAGTACCCCGAGGTAGTCCGCGATCGACCGGCCCGCTATCTTGCCGCCGTAGGCGACGCCCAAAAGCGGGATCGCGAACCCGACGCCGTAGACGAACAGGAACGCACCGCTCTCGAGTGCTGCCCCGGTCGTCGCGGCGTACGCGAGGACGGCACCCAGTACGGGGCCGACACAGGGCAGCCAGATCACCCCGAGCAGGAGACCGAGCGAGAACGCCGACGCGAGCGGGTGTCGTTGCTCGTCGAGCGCAGCGACGCGTTCGGTGGCGGTACTCGAGAGTCGCGAGGCGTATCGCGAGTAGATCCCGTGCAGGTCGTCGTCGACCATCACCGCGCCGAATGCGACGATCGCCAGAAACGCCGGCGCACGAAGCGTCTCCGGCGAAAACGAACCCAGAGTACCGACGAGAACGCCGAGCAGGATAAACGAAAGCAGGCTGCCCGAGACGATCGCCACGGGGCGGAGACGGTGACCGACGCTGCCCGACAGCAGCGGTGGCAACAGGGGGAGACAACACGGCGTCAGAATCGTGGCCGCACCAGCCAGGAGAACGACTGACAGCGTCGGTAGCTCCATCGAGCGACAGTACGGAATTACAATGCTTAAGTCATGCGTCCGCCAAGCGTCGGGCAATGGCTTTCGTCTCCGTCTCCGGCGTGACAAAGCGGTTTGGCACGCACGTCGGCGTCGACGACGTCTCTTTCACTCTCGATGCCGGTGAGACGGTCGTCCTCTTCGGTGCCAACGGCGCCGGAAAGACGACGCTCATCCGGATGCTCGCGTCGCTGTCCCGCCCGACGGAGGGCGAGATCGAGATCGAAGGCGAGCCGCTGGTCGGCGGCAACGCGGCGGTTCGCTCTCGGCTCGGCGTCGTCGCCCACGAGACGATGCTCTACGAGGAACTCACGGCACGGGAAAACCTCCGGTTGCACGCCCGACTACACGACGTCGACGCGACGGTCTGTGACGGGCTGCTCGAGACGGTCGGCCTCGCCGACCGCGGGGGCGAACGGGTCAGCGGCTTCTCCCACGGCATGAGCAAGCGCGTCTCGCTCGCCCGGGCACTCGTCCACGACCCCGATCTCCTGTTGTTCGACGAACCCTACACCGGGCTCGACCAGACCTCGCTGAAACGCGTCGCGGCAGTCCTCGAGGATCTCGAGGATCGGACCGTCCTCGCGGCAACACACGATCTCGAGCGGGGCTACCGGCTGGCGGATCGCGTGCTGTTCATGAACGACGGCCGCCTCGTAGGCGACCTCGAGACGACGGCGTTCGAGGGTGCGAGTGACGTGCTCGAGGAGTACGAACGACGCTGTACGGGCGGCGAACCGCGGGCGGTAACGAGCGCGACGGCGGTTCCGACGCGGTCGACGGCTGTGGGGACGGGAACCGAAAGCTCAGGCGGACCCGGCGACGACGGAGGGCCAAACGACGGATGATCGGGGACTACCTCCGGGTCGTCTACACCATCGCCCGCAAGGACCTGCTGGTCGAATCCCGCAGCAAGCAGACGACGAACGCCGCTTTCGTGTTCGCCTTGCTCATCATCGTCGTCTTCTCGTTCGTCTTCGGCGAGGAGGTCGGCTCTCGCGACGTGCTCGCCCGCGGCGCCCTGTGGCTGGCCGTCGTCTTCGGCGGTGCGGTCGGCATGTCCCACGCCGTCGCGCTCGAGGGGAAAAACGAGGCCATCGCCGGCCTGCTGCTTGCGCCGGTCGACCGGTCGGCGATCTACCTGGGGAAAGTCGCGAGTTCGACGGTCTTTATTACCGGAATCGGGCTCCTGAGCCTGGGATTCGTCGTCGTCTTCCTCGATTACGCGTTCGACATGGCGACGCTCACGACGGTGTTGCTGGTCGTCCCACTTGCCGCGCTCGGGTTCAGCGCTGTCGGCGTGTTGCTGTCGATCCTTATGCTCCATTCCCAGTTACAGGAATCGCTACTGCCGGTCCTGCTCGTCCCGCTCGTTATCCCGACCATCCTCTCGGGGACGGCATTGACTGCCCCCGGACTTTCGGAGGGGATGACCTCGGCGTGGTTCCGGATCCTGGTGACCTACGACCTGCTCGTCCTGCTCGCGGGCTGGATGACGTTCGAGTACGTCGTCGAAGAATAGCGAAGACGGGGCTCGTTACTGGTCGCGTCGACTGTCAGCCAGCGTCACCGCTGTCATCCCGACGATCATAAGTACGACACCGAACCAGATCTGGTTCGCCAGCGGGTAAGTGTCGATAGTAATGGACGCGCTGCGTTCGTCGATCGACCCAACGACGTACGTGTCGCCGGCGATCCCGCGTTCGATCACGGCATCGTTGGTGTTCATCTGTGAGTGCAGGTACTCCTGCTCGGCGAGCGTCCCTTCGGCGACGCGCTCGCCACCCTCGTAGACCGTCACGTCGAGTTCGTGCGAGGTCACTCGCGGCGTGTGGACGTCACGAGGTGGATCCGACACCGGGCCCATGTTGTCAGCGTCCGTGTAGACGAACGCCTGGGCGTCCGTTGCCGCCGTCTCCCCCTCGAAAACGGTCCCACGGGCGATGACTTCGTCTCCTTCTTCGAAAAGCGAGTCGTCGGCACCCGCGAGCCAGACGCTCGAGTCCTCGAGCCGGGCGATCGCGGTCCCGTCGATCGAATCGATGGCGGTTATCTCCCCCCGAACCAGCGAGGCGTCCTCGTCGACGGCCAGTACCTCCTCGGGACTCCGTGCCGCCTCCTCTATCGTCGGTTCTTCGACGGTCTCGTAGTTCCTCACGTGGACTTCGTATTCGCCGTCGGGCGACTCCTCGACGATCGGTTCCGGGTCGGTCCCGGCATCGTCGATTCCGACGACTGCGACCGATGCCGACGTCGAGAACAGGTAGATGAAAGAGACAGCGACGATCAACATCGCAGCGCCGACGTGAGTGAGAACGATCCCCGTCTCGCGGATCTTGAACGTTCTCGACGGGACGCCCCGGATTCGGTCGACGTACCGCCAGATCCACGAACCCGCGAAATACGCCGCTGGCGGGACGATCGAAAGGACGCTGACCGAACCGACGATCCGATAGACGAGTGGATCGTGGGCAGCGGGATCGCTCAGGTACCAGTTCGCCGAGGGGGCGATAAACGCCGCGACGAGGGTCGAAACCGCGACGGCCGCCGTCGCGCCGATCGCCAGCTTTCGCCGTCGGAGATCGAGCAGCGCGTACATCCCGCCCGCCAGCAGACCCACCACGACGACGGGATAACTCCAGAGGTTGTAGTGGTCCTGACCGACGCTGACCTCGACACCGGTCGCAGCGTTGCGGATCACGGGGAAAGACAGCCCCCAGATCGAAACAAAGGCGAGGACGCCGAAGGCAAGCACGGCTCCGTGATAGACGGTACGGCGGCTCAGCCAGGGCTCGTCGGCATCTCGGCTCCCCTCCTCTGCCTCGAGGAACCAGTAGGTGAACGGAAGAGCGATCGCCGTCGTTCCAGTCACGCCGAGCAGGAACAGGATGCCGGTTCCGATCCCGCCCGCTGCAAAGGAGTGAACGCTCCGGAAGACCCCGCTGCGAACGACCGTCGTCGCGAAGGTTACGATCGGGAAAACGAGCGTCGCCGACGCTGGCGCGAAGATCGGATACTCGCCGGTCTTGCCGTAGCGGTTGATCGCGTGCAGGGAGCCGGTCAGTGCGAGCCAGGGGATCAACACGGCGGTTTCGACGGGGTCCCACGACCAGAAGCCGCCCCACCCGAGGACGCCGTAGGCCCAGATGCCGCCGAAGACGATCGCCGCGGTCAACAGCAGCCAGGAGACTCGCAGCCACTGGCGCATGCTCCCGAGCCATTCGTCGAAGACGCTGTCTTCACCCCGGAACAGGGAGACGAAGTGCGTAACTCCGAGCGCGAACGGAACGATCAACAGCGCGTAGGCGCTGAACGTGATCGGTGGATGGATCGCCATCCAGGGATCGACCAGCAGCGGGTTCAGGCCGTCACCGTCCGGCGGGACGAATCCCGCTGGCGTGTCCGGAAACGCGACTTCGATCGGGGTAAAGGGACTCTGGGCGACGAGCATGGTCGCGAAGGCAGCGACGATACCCAGCGAGATCGACTGTGCGAGGTTCGCTCCCCGGCCCTCGAACCGACTCGAGTACACCGTCCACGTGGCGACGACCGCAGTTAAGGTCGCCCAGAGGAGGATCGATCCCTCGTGATTCGCGTACGGACCTGTCAGGCGGTAAAGCAGCGCGAGGTAGTCTGCAGAGTTCTGCCAGACGTACGCATTGGTGTAATCGCCGACGACGAACTGGTAGGTGAGGTACGTGTGGGCGACGACCAGCGAGAGGGTCGACGTGCTGGCGGCCACGAGTGTCACGGGTCGGAGTTCGTCGGTTCGGTAGACGTAGCCGTACAACAGGAGAATCGCCGCGAGACTACTCGCGAACGCTGCGATCGCGATCAACAGCGTTCCGGGTGTGAGTGTGTTCGGTATCATTGACTCTGGCTATCACTTTGGCGTTAACTATGCCGAATCGGCCCCGCTCCGGAGCTCCTCCAGAAATCGGTCCTCCTCGACGTAGCCGCCGAGTCGGGACACTTCTTCGCCGTCGGCGGTCATGATGACGTGCTGTGGCGGGTAGGCCGCCTCGTGTTCGGAAGCGAGGGATGCACCGGGCCCGGGCTCGTCGAGGTTGATCGCGAGGAGCACGTACTCGTCGAGTTCGCCGCGTATCTCCTCGTTCTGGTAATGGTTGTCGGAGTACTCCTGGCAGTACGTACACCAGGTCGTCCAGTAGTAGACGAGGACGGGTTTGTCCTGCTCCTCGGCGACGGCGATCGCCTCGTCGGGATCCTCGTGCCACTCGATCCCGCCCTGGTAGGTGTAGTCGTGATCGCTGAGGACCGGGGCTGCGTTCATCGAGTAGTAGCCAAACCCCAGCACGGCGATGAGAACGACTATCGTGAGGAGCTTCCGGGGAGTCATTCGTCGGACGTCTCGTGGTTTGGATCGGCTGCTGAAAGAGTTATCGTTCGTTCCCAAAAAAGGGAGGACGGTCGCCTATTCGTCGAGGCGTCGGGTGTAGCCGACCAGTGCTGTGGCAGTCGCGATCGCCAGTGCGATGACCGCCGTGGCGATGGTCATTCCGGGAATCCCGTCGCCACCATCGGCCTCGACCTGGTCTGTGTCCTCTTCAGGTTCTTCCTCGATATCCTCGAACTCGGCGTCAGCGTCCGCCGGGATCATCGATTCGCCGCTCGGTGCCGGAAGCCGCGTCATCTCCTGTTCGGGGTACTCGCCCGTCAGGCTCGTGAGGAAGGCGGTAATGTCTTCGACCTCCTCGTCGGACGGCTCCTCGTCGAGCTGGCAGGTTGCCATCACGCGGACGGCCTCTTCGAGGGTCGGTACTTCGCCCGTGTGCATGTACGGTGCGGTGTGTTCGACGTTTCGCAACGTCGGCACCTTGTACATGTACTCGTCGGCCTCGTCGTCAGTGACGCCCGCACGACCCGGATTCTCCATCAGGTCGTACTCCTCGACGTACTCCTCACATTGCGGGTTGTCCTCGAAGGTCGGGTGGCGCTGGTAGACGCCCTCACCGGACTCGGGGTCGTCCCACTGACCGCTGAACATTGGCCCGGAGTGACAGCTCTGACAGCCGAGTTCCTGGAACGACTCCATGCCGTCGAGTTGTTGTTCGGTCAGCGCGTCCGCGTCACCCTCGACGTACTGGTCGTAGGAACTGTTCGGCGTCACGAGGGTTCGCTCGTAGGCCGCGATCGCGTCGACGGTGTGCTCGAGCGTGACGAGATCCTCGGGATCGTCGCTCTCGACTTCGTCACCGTACACTTCCTCGTACTGTTCGACGTACCCGTCGACGGCACGAACGCGGTCGAGTGCGGCCTCGTGGTCGGGCATGCCCATCTCGACGTCGGCGACGATCGGACCTTCGGCCTGGTCGGCCAGGGTGTCGGCGCGACCGTCCCAGAACTGGGTGTGGTGGAACCCGGAGTTCCAGACCGTCGGCGAGTTCACCGGACCGGTCTGTCCGTGAACTCCCATCGCCGTCGGCCGACTGTCGTCCCCGCCTTCCATCACGTTGTGGCAGGTGTTACACGAGATCGTCCCCGTTTCGGAGATCCGCGGATCGAAGTACAACTGTTCGCCGAGCTCGATCTTCGCTTCGGTGTCACCCTCCTGCTGGATGTATTCGTAGCCCGGGTGTGATTCTTCCGTCGGAGGCTCTACCGGCAACTCCTCCGTTTCATCGTCTTCTTCGTCGTCGTCTTCCTGAACCTGTGGGGCGACATCGCCCTCGACCACCGGTTCAGCGCTATGCGCCTCAGTAGCGTCCGCCCCAGCCACAGCTCCCGCACCAGCGACGGTCAGGAGACTGATGGCTACGAGCAGTAGCAGCTGTCGACTATACCCCATGCGGGTTCGAGTTTCGCCGGGCATCGTATAAATATTCGGGGGGTTCCCACCGGCGTAGAACCCCGTCTCGTTGAGTTTTGAAGCTCATTTCGACGGTTTCGGACATATGGCGGGTTTTTAAATGAGAGTGGGTCGTCGGTGAACGAGTCGAGGCCACAAGCGGAAGGGCTGTCGGACCGT of the Halobiforma lacisalsi AJ5 genome contains:
- the hemE gene encoding uroporphyrinogen decarboxylase, which translates into the protein MKDLFRKAARGEPTERPPVWMMRQAGRYLPEYRELREDYSFLEAISTPEVAAEITLQPWERFRPDAVVMYSDILTVLEPLGFSYHLESGVGPVVENPVEAPADTRRERGDVREQLWYVGDLLERLTDELGEQAATLGFAGGPFTLAAYVCEGTPSRSFMAVRRLRAEHPEAFERLLEAFTDVLVEYVEFQVESGADAVQLFDTYAGLLSPADYREFLLPLHREVLEAVDVPTIVFARNVSGNLDLLADSGADVVGLDWTVDLESAHEQLADEDVAIQGNLDPALLYGDPETVRDRTRDVIDAVGDAGHILNLGHGVDRNTPVENVEAFFETAKTVE
- the ccsA gene encoding cytochrome c biogenesis protein CcsA, whose protein sequence is MIPNTLTPGTLLIAIAAFASSLAAILLLYGYVYRTDELRPVTLVAASTSTLSLVVAHTYLTYQFVVGDYTNAYVWQNSADYLALLYRLTGPYANHEGSILLWATLTAVVATWTVYSSRFEGRGANLAQSISLGIVAAFATMLVAQSPFTPIEVAFPDTPAGFVPPDGDGLNPLLVDPWMAIHPPITFSAYALLIVPFALGVTHFVSLFRGEDSVFDEWLGSMRQWLRVSWLLLTAAIVFGGIWAYGVLGWGGFWSWDPVETAVLIPWLALTGSLHAINRYGKTGEYPIFAPASATLVFPIVTFATTVVRSGVFRSVHSFAAGGIGTGILFLLGVTGTTAIALPFTYWFLEAEEGSRDADEPWLSRRTVYHGAVLAFGVLAFVSIWGLSFPVIRNAATGVEVSVGQDHYNLWSYPVVVVGLLAGGMYALLDLRRRKLAIGATAAVAVSTLVAAFIAPSANWYLSDPAAHDPLVYRIVGSVSVLSIVPPAAYFAGSWIWRYVDRIRGVPSRTFKIRETGIVLTHVGAAMLIVAVSFIYLFSTSASVAVVGIDDAGTDPEPIVEESPDGEYEVHVRNYETVEEPTIEEAARSPEEVLAVDEDASLVRGEITAIDSIDGTAIARLEDSSVWLAGADDSLFEEGDEVIARGTVFEGETAATDAQAFVYTDADNMGPVSDPPRDVHTPRVTSHELDVTVYEGGERVAEGTLAEQEYLHSQMNTNDAVIERGIAGDTYVVGSIDERSASITIDTYPLANQIWFGVVLMIVGMTAVTLADSRRDQ
- a CDS encoding CcmD family protein, yielding MDYLLLFAYGAVFGALVVYVFYLRNRLSELEQRLEDVTAERESSGQD
- a CDS encoding cytochrome-c peroxidase, whose protein sequence is MGYSRQLLLLVAISLLTVAGAGAVAGADATEAHSAEPVVEGDVAPQVQEDDDEEDDETEELPVEPPTEESHPGYEYIQQEGDTEAKIELGEQLYFDPRISETGTISCNTCHNVMEGGDDSRPTAMGVHGQTGPVNSPTVWNSGFHHTQFWDGRADTLADQAEGPIVADVEMGMPDHEAALDRVRAVDGYVEQYEEVYGDEVESDDPEDLVTLEHTVDAIAAYERTLVTPNSSYDQYVEGDADALTEQQLDGMESFQELGCQSCHSGPMFSGQWDDPESGEGVYQRHPTFEDNPQCEEYVEEYDLMENPGRAGVTDDEADEYMYKVPTLRNVEHTAPYMHTGEVPTLEEAVRVMATCQLDEEPSDEEVEDITAFLTSLTGEYPEQEMTRLPAPSGESMIPADADAEFEDIEEEPEEDTDQVEADGGDGIPGMTIATAVIALAIATATALVGYTRRLDE
- a CDS encoding molybdopterin-dependent oxidoreductase → MTERRLVTVVTLLAAGISAVATSFGIYATSERFLVSSFNRLVLEVLPGWFVSAVIQRFGDLALELSLLFSGVLLSVIVGSLALAGYRLGASALPASRELVGAVLSVVFVFLAAYLVVGVARAAILPAVVGGAVVAGFDHLSTAGDASADVSPDRRSVVQAVTVVAGYNVVAHGLGFLRRSQTQRTERELQERATRLEAEHLVSEADDAGLEADGIKPLISEIGEFYKVDINPSPPSIDPDGWRLSVTGLVEEELELDYDDVRGYETRNRYKAIRCLSDDIDGEQLDTAVWTGVRMADILEEAGIEDEGEYALLSGADDYYYSVPLEDLEESMLAFGMNGMELPAGHGYPVRLLVPDRWGKLHVKWLTDVEIIDDGEGGYWEERGWHGMGPVNAVTKVDRINRLEDGGIQLVGHAYAGARDVETVEVSIDGGDSWESATLSDPLPDSDTTRQWLYEIDPDEGDPDSYDVYARTIDGEGTVQPEARSDPFPDGATGWAHRSVRRG
- a CDS encoding cytochrome c biogenesis protein; translated protein: MGSYEKRTIGLLRRILRSSVHGYLTLLFGLASLGLVFGYASDSMYGVSHGVNLIAYWHVPLALVGGLALTVTFLGCVCYLVTGTRFWEQLAHGSAELGFVFATLTLVTGSAWGRVIWNTWWNWSDIRLVTFLFVWFIYAGYLIIYSSGGGAGRVSRLASVYGVIGFITVPISYASTRLWTARLHAPSVGNPDAEAAITASVLFVSLVAVLFLYLSLLAARVRLHELTTRVDSLKNRSRTETYKPTEEY
- a CDS encoding thioredoxin family protein is translated as MTPRKLLTIVVLIAVLGFGYYSMNAAPVLSDHDYTYQGGIEWHEDPDEAIAVAEEQDKPVLVYYWTTWCTYCQEYSDNHYQNEEIRGELDEYVLLAINLDEPGPGASLASEHEAAYPPQHVIMTADGEEVSRLGGYVEEDRFLEELRSGADSA
- a CDS encoding ABC transporter ATP-binding protein, giving the protein MAFVSVSGVTKRFGTHVGVDDVSFTLDAGETVVLFGANGAGKTTLIRMLASLSRPTEGEIEIEGEPLVGGNAAVRSRLGVVAHETMLYEELTARENLRLHARLHDVDATVCDGLLETVGLADRGGERVSGFSHGMSKRVSLARALVHDPDLLLFDEPYTGLDQTSLKRVAAVLEDLEDRTVLAATHDLERGYRLADRVLFMNDGRLVGDLETTAFEGASDVLEEYERRCTGGEPRAVTSATAVPTRSTAVGTGTESSGGPGDDGGPNDG
- a CDS encoding cytochrome c maturation protein CcmE domain-containing protein; its protein translation is MDRKVKVVVGGVGIAVLLAILATTTMGSAAQFVTPTDLAETDDHDDTVVKLEGQAVNVDDGDPITFEVADENYTKPVTYDGEMPETMSDGRVVVAEGYFDGEELEADDLTVRAHEGEHPEDHPATETNETSEHLEDHATTDGNESDEGGEHDGTDS
- a CDS encoding heme exporter protein CcmB; protein product: MIGDYLRVVYTIARKDLLVESRSKQTTNAAFVFALLIIVVFSFVFGEEVGSRDVLARGALWLAVVFGGAVGMSHAVALEGKNEAIAGLLLAPVDRSAIYLGKVASSTVFITGIGLLSLGFVVVFLDYAFDMATLTTVLLVVPLAALGFSAVGVLLSILMLHSQLQESLLPVLLVPLVIPTILSGTALTAPGLSEGMTSAWFRILVTYDLLVLLAGWMTFEYVVEE
- a CDS encoding cytochrome c biogenesis CcdA family protein produces the protein MELPTLSVVLLAGAATILTPCCLPLLPPLLSGSVGHRLRPVAIVSGSLLSFILLGVLVGTLGSFSPETLRAPAFLAIVAFGAVMVDDDLHGIYSRYASRLSSTATERVAALDEQRHPLASAFSLGLLLGVIWLPCVGPVLGAVLAYAATTGAALESGAFLFVYGVGFAIPLLGVAYGGKIAGRSIADYLGVLGRRDVVRRAVGVVLLVTGVALLFEADRVFLSALY